The Pseudomonas eucalypticola genome has a window encoding:
- a CDS encoding acylase: protein MHSFSIQSAAWAACCLLAGTAYAADPAPVAQLSWTSLGVPHIQASDDHGLGEGIGYAYARDNLCLLEDEVLTASGERARYQGRAGTSSSGLDNLTSDIFFQWLNGPEAVQAFWRAQPPAMQQRIAGYVAGVNRYLAQTPTAQQPEQCRNAGWLRPLANDDVIRLVRRMLVEGGVGRFAKALVAAAPPGAAGPQAANPQAAAQALAQLQTFANTRGSNAIAVGGARSDNGKGLLLGNPHFPWTGGLRFYQMHLTIPGQLDVMGAALPGLPLVNIGFNQHLAWTHTVDQSSHFTLHRLTLTDAGKAYLVDGQPQALRKQTLSVRVREADGRLVTVNHDVYRSRFGPLVTLPGLMPWDASHAYALQDANLGNDRILAQWDAINRASSVRQLQQAVADHQGIPWVNTLAVDDTGQSLYMNASVVPNIPLAQLAQCADPALVKAGLPGLDGSRSACDWQNDGGAQQPGIVAARHLPQLLRNDVLQNSNDSAWMTQPSAPLVGFSPLISRSDRPLGLRARFALDQLQRLGDRPVTPAFLQGLVTGNRVYLADLVLDDVLAFCKARGDATTASACAGLIAWDRRAQLDSGVGMLYFQLTLAGLQTGQDWRVPFSPTDPVHTPAGIAWQNPDVAARLKQALATASAQVAKAGVAAETRWGQLQGVQRGSQRIAIPGGDGKLGVYDAMTTRRHGLQFEVDGGSSYIQLVGFGPDGPVARGLLAFSQSSNPASPHFKDQTLLFSAQQWQPLPFTPAQIAADGEHEVLQLR, encoded by the coding sequence GTGCATTCGTTTTCGATACAAAGCGCGGCCTGGGCCGCCTGCTGTCTGCTGGCGGGCACCGCCTATGCGGCCGACCCCGCGCCCGTGGCGCAACTGAGCTGGACGTCGCTGGGTGTACCGCATATTCAGGCCAGCGACGACCACGGGCTGGGCGAGGGCATCGGTTATGCCTATGCCCGCGACAATCTCTGCCTGCTGGAAGACGAAGTGCTCACGGCCAGCGGCGAGCGTGCCCGGTATCAGGGCCGGGCAGGCACGTCCTCCAGCGGCCTGGACAACCTCACCTCGGACATCTTCTTCCAATGGCTCAATGGCCCTGAGGCGGTGCAGGCGTTCTGGCGTGCGCAGCCGCCGGCCATGCAGCAGCGCATCGCCGGCTATGTGGCGGGGGTCAACCGTTACCTGGCCCAGACGCCTACCGCGCAGCAGCCTGAACAGTGCCGCAACGCAGGCTGGCTACGGCCGTTGGCCAACGATGACGTGATACGCCTGGTGCGGCGCATGCTGGTGGAAGGCGGCGTCGGGCGTTTTGCCAAGGCCCTGGTGGCCGCCGCGCCACCGGGTGCCGCCGGGCCTCAGGCCGCCAATCCCCAGGCCGCCGCTCAAGCCCTGGCGCAGTTGCAGACGTTTGCCAATACCCGCGGCAGCAATGCCATCGCGGTGGGTGGCGCGCGCAGTGACAACGGCAAAGGGTTGCTGTTGGGCAACCCGCACTTCCCGTGGACCGGTGGCTTGCGCTTTTACCAGATGCACCTGACCATCCCCGGGCAACTGGACGTGATGGGCGCGGCACTGCCGGGCTTGCCGCTGGTGAATATCGGCTTCAACCAGCACCTGGCCTGGACCCATACCGTGGACCAGTCCAGCCACTTCACCCTGCACCGGCTGACGCTGACCGACGCTGGCAAGGCCTACCTGGTGGACGGCCAGCCCCAGGCGTTGCGCAAGCAGACCTTGAGCGTGCGCGTGCGTGAAGCCGATGGACGCCTGGTGACCGTGAACCATGATGTCTACCGTTCGCGCTTCGGCCCCCTGGTGACGTTGCCCGGGCTGATGCCCTGGGACGCCAGCCATGCTTATGCCCTGCAGGACGCCAACCTGGGCAACGACCGTATCCTGGCCCAGTGGGACGCCATCAACCGCGCCAGCAGCGTCAGGCAGTTGCAGCAGGCCGTCGCTGACCATCAGGGCATTCCCTGGGTCAACACCCTGGCGGTGGACGACACCGGCCAGTCGCTGTACATGAACGCCTCGGTAGTGCCCAACATTCCCTTGGCGCAGTTGGCCCAGTGCGCCGACCCGGCCCTGGTCAAGGCGGGCCTCCCAGGCCTCGATGGCAGCCGCAGTGCGTGTGACTGGCAGAACGACGGGGGCGCCCAGCAGCCGGGCATCGTCGCCGCGCGCCACCTGCCCCAACTGCTGCGCAACGACGTGTTGCAGAATTCCAACGACAGCGCCTGGATGACCCAACCCTCGGCGCCCCTGGTGGGCTTCTCGCCGTTGATCAGCCGTAGCGACCGGCCATTGGGCCTGCGCGCGCGCTTTGCCCTCGACCAACTGCAGCGGCTGGGCGACCGGCCAGTCACCCCAGCGTTCTTGCAGGGCCTGGTCACGGGCAACCGGGTCTACCTGGCCGACCTGGTACTTGATGACGTGCTGGCTTTCTGCAAGGCCCGTGGCGATGCCACCACCGCCTCGGCCTGCGCCGGCTTGATAGCCTGGGACCGCCGGGCGCAACTGGACAGTGGCGTGGGCATGCTGTACTTCCAGTTGACCTTGGCCGGGTTGCAGACCGGGCAGGACTGGCGCGTGCCGTTCTCGCCCACTGACCCCGTCCATACCCCTGCCGGCATCGCCTGGCAGAACCCGGACGTGGCGGCTCGCCTCAAACAGGCTCTGGCCACGGCCAGCGCCCAGGTGGCCAAGGCAGGCGTGGCTGCCGAGACTCGCTGGGGGCAGTTGCAGGGCGTGCAGCGCGGGAGCCAGCGTATCGCCATCCCGGGCGGTGACGGCAAGTTGGGGGTCTATGACGCCATGACGACCCGGCGCCATGGCCTGCAGTTCGAGGTCGATGGCGGGAGCAGCTATATCCAGTTGGTCGGCTTCGGCCCCGATGGCCCGGTGGCACGAGGGTTGCTGGCGTTTTCCCAGTCCAGCAACCCGGCATCGCCGCACTTCAAGGACCAGACCCTGCTGTTCTCCGCCCAGCAGTGGCAGCCGTTGCCGTTCACCCCGGCGCAGATCGCCGCCGACGGTGAACATGAGGTGCTGCAATTGCGTTAA
- a CDS encoding LLM class flavin-dependent oxidoreductase — MMHLALYLEAGIHQGGWRHPDSATSGGVDWPLYKKIAKRAEAACLDMLFVADKLSIDDNYGGHFADTVKYRAVARPEPLTLLAALAAVTDRIGLGGTVSSSYSAPFTAARMLANIDHLSGGRAAWNVVTSVSDGEARNHGRATHYAHGERYQRAEEFIDVVRKLWDSHGDDALVRDVASGVHGDPSRLQYVDHRGAHFDVRGPLNIARPPQGHPVLIQAGVSETFIDLAARHAEVVFVVQATLPRARDFYRLIKERAKAFGRDPASIKVLPGIVPIVGVDGREAREKDALLKSLIRPEAGLSFMSASMNHDLSQYPLNAPLPDITERITGSKGRFQYVIQEAVARGMTVAEVGKWYAESLSFFSPVGSPQEVAEQLIDWYQAEACDGFVVLPAYLEEGDDLFLGQVVPLLQQAGVFRQSYPGRTLRDTLGLTTPGSGPGKVARR, encoded by the coding sequence ATGATGCACCTGGCGCTCTACCTTGAAGCAGGCATCCACCAGGGAGGCTGGCGGCACCCTGACTCGGCTACCAGCGGCGGTGTCGATTGGCCCTTGTACAAGAAGATCGCCAAGCGCGCCGAAGCGGCCTGCCTGGACATGCTGTTCGTGGCCGACAAGTTGTCGATCGACGACAACTACGGCGGCCACTTCGCCGACACCGTGAAATACCGCGCGGTGGCGCGTCCCGAACCGTTGACCCTGCTGGCCGCGCTGGCGGCGGTTACCGATCGCATCGGCCTGGGCGGCACGGTGTCTTCCTCCTATTCGGCGCCGTTCACGGCGGCGCGGATGCTGGCCAACATCGACCACCTCAGCGGCGGCCGGGCGGCGTGGAACGTGGTCACCTCGGTGAGCGACGGCGAGGCGCGCAACCACGGGCGGGCCACCCATTATGCCCACGGCGAGCGTTACCAGCGTGCCGAAGAGTTCATCGATGTGGTGCGCAAACTATGGGATAGCCACGGTGATGATGCGCTGGTGCGAGATGTGGCCAGTGGCGTGCATGGCGACCCGTCGCGGTTGCAGTACGTCGACCATCGGGGCGCCCACTTCGACGTGCGCGGGCCGCTGAATATCGCGCGCCCGCCCCAGGGCCACCCGGTGCTGATCCAGGCCGGGGTGTCGGAGACCTTCATCGACCTGGCGGCGCGACACGCCGAGGTGGTGTTCGTGGTGCAGGCCACGCTGCCCCGCGCGCGGGATTTCTACCGCCTGATCAAAGAGCGCGCCAAGGCGTTCGGCCGTGACCCGGCCTCGATCAAGGTGCTGCCAGGCATCGTGCCGATCGTCGGCGTGGATGGCCGGGAAGCACGTGAAAAGGACGCGTTGCTCAAGTCGCTGATCCGTCCCGAGGCTGGCCTGAGTTTCATGTCCGCGAGCATGAACCACGACTTGTCCCAGTACCCGCTCAACGCGCCACTGCCGGATATCACTGAGCGCATCACTGGCAGCAAGGGTCGTTTCCAGTACGTCATTCAGGAAGCCGTGGCCCGGGGCATGACCGTGGCCGAAGTGGGCAAGTGGTACGCCGAAAGCCTGTCATTCTTCTCTCCCGTAGGCAGCCCCCAGGAAGTCGCCGAGCAACTGATCGACTGGTACCAGGCCGAAGCCTGCGATGGTTTCGTGGTGCTGCCGGCGTACCTGGAAGAGGGGGATGACCTGTTCCTCGGCCAGGTGGTGCCGTTGCTGCAACAGGCCGGGGTATTCCGCCAGTCCTACCCGGGCAGGACCCTGCGCGACACCCTGGGGCTGACGACACCGGGTAGTGGCCCTGGCAAAGTGGCGCGCAGGTAG
- the azu gene encoding azurin, whose amino-acid sequence MLRTAAALAALTLSGFAFADTQCSVTIHGTDQMTYDLKTIAVPASCKQFQVTLEHPGTLPKNVMGHNWVLSKKDDLKGVTDDGSKAGESNDYVQPGDARVLAHTKLIGGGEKATVTLDTKKLKKGDDYVFFCSYPFHATMMKGTLTFSG is encoded by the coding sequence ATGCTTCGCACTGCCGCAGCCTTGGCTGCACTAACGCTTTCCGGTTTCGCCTTCGCCGACACCCAGTGCTCGGTGACCATCCATGGCACCGATCAGATGACCTACGACCTCAAGACCATCGCCGTGCCCGCCAGCTGCAAGCAGTTCCAGGTCACCCTGGAACACCCGGGCACACTCCCCAAGAACGTCATGGGGCATAACTGGGTGCTGAGCAAGAAGGATGACCTCAAGGGCGTGACCGATGACGGCTCCAAGGCGGGCGAAAGCAATGACTATGTCCAGCCGGGTGATGCTCGGGTACTGGCGCACACCAAGCTGATTGGCGGTGGCGAGAAAGCGACGGTGACCCTGGACACCAAAAAGCTGAAGAAGGGTGATGACTACGTGTTCTTCTGTTCCTACCCCTTCCACGCCACCATGATGAAGGGCACGCTGACGTTCAGCGGCTGA